From a region of the bacterium genome:
- a CDS encoding aspartate-semialdehyde dehydrogenase produces the protein MSQKKFNVAIAGATGAVGELMVQVLEERNFPVGEMRYLASSRSAGKVLKWKGEDLVIQEMTKESFEGIDIALFSAGGGRSKEFAPAAVAAGAVVVDNSSAFRMDEDIPLVVPEVNPEDIGQYTKRGIIANPNCTTIIMIVALKPLYDYAGIKRVVVSSYQSSSGAGAQAMAELVKQTKDWSAGKPLEVSAFQHQLLFNVIPHVDSFADNGFTKEEMKMHNETRKMLHDDQIQVSATCVRVPVLTAHSESVTIETERELTVEKARELLHGAPGVEVLDDPASNAYPMPLFVAGQDTCYVGRIRKDFSTANALSLWVVGDQLRKGAATNAVQIAEILAQNYL, from the coding sequence ATGAGTCAGAAAAAGTTCAACGTAGCCATAGCCGGAGCCACTGGAGCCGTAGGCGAATTGATGGTCCAGGTTCTGGAGGAGCGGAATTTTCCTGTCGGCGAGATGCGATACCTCGCTTCCTCCCGATCGGCAGGCAAAGTCCTCAAGTGGAAAGGTGAAGACCTTGTCATTCAGGAAATGACCAAGGAGTCCTTCGAGGGTATTGACATTGCACTGTTTTCGGCGGGCGGAGGACGCAGCAAGGAGTTCGCGCCTGCAGCAGTGGCGGCCGGAGCGGTGGTCGTTGACAACTCGTCGGCCTTCAGGATGGATGAGGACATTCCCCTGGTAGTGCCCGAGGTAAATCCGGAGGATATCGGGCAGTACACGAAGAGAGGGATCATAGCTAATCCGAACTGCACTACCATCATTATGATAGTGGCCTTAAAGCCCCTGTACGACTATGCCGGGATAAAAAGGGTCGTGGTCTCCAGCTACCAGTCATCCAGCGGTGCAGGTGCCCAGGCAATGGCTGAACTGGTTAAGCAGACGAAAGACTGGAGCGCGGGAAAGCCCCTGGAAGTATCGGCTTTCCAGCATCAGCTTCTTTTCAACGTTATTCCCCATGTGGACTCCTTCGCCGACAACGGCTTCACGAAGGAAGAAATGAAGATGCACAACGAGACCCGCAAGATGCTTCACGATGACCAGATCCAGGTTTCGGCTACCTGTGTCCGGGTTCCAGTCCTGACTGCTCACTCCGAATCGGTCACCATCGAGACGGAAAGAGAGCTCACAGTTGAAAAAGCACGGGAACTTTTACATGGTGCCCCTGGTGTTGAGGTGCTCGATGACCCGGCTTCCAACGCCTATCCAATGCCTCTTTTCGTTGCAGGACAGGATACCTGTTACGTGGGGAGGATCAGGAAGGATTTCTCTACAGCCAATGCGCTTTCCCTCTGGGTAGTAGGTGATCAGCTCCGAAAAGGTGCGGCTACCAACGCTGTGCAAATAGCTGAAATCCTCGCACAGAATTACCTGTAG
- a CDS encoding energy-coupling factor transporter transmembrane component T, whose amino-acid sequence MSFLNIALGNYYPAESFVHSLDPRLKIISLAVMMLITFAVAGLAAIFLHTAIVLGLVLLSSIPLRVFYKGLRLFVFLFFFTAVLHLFFTPGTPVVEFTTPFSITITEEGISRGALISWRLLTVIALSSLLTYTTSPLSITRGLESLLAPLARLRFPVQDFSLMMMMAIRFIPVLTDETDRVWKAQRSRGADLRRGGLKVRAATLMSIILPVFIGLFRRADDLAMALEARGYVPGKPRSAMFPLKWKSSDTMALVCLVLWASTVLFLALR is encoded by the coding sequence ATGTCCTTTCTGAATATAGCCCTTGGCAACTATTATCCCGCGGAATCTTTTGTCCACAGCCTGGATCCCAGGCTGAAGATAATATCCCTGGCTGTCATGATGCTGATCACATTTGCGGTTGCTGGCCTGGCAGCTATTTTTCTTCACACCGCAATTGTGCTGGGGCTGGTACTCCTTTCCAGTATCCCTCTGAGAGTTTTCTACAAAGGGTTGCGACTGTTTGTTTTCCTTTTCTTTTTTACGGCCGTACTGCATCTGTTCTTCACACCAGGTACACCGGTTGTGGAATTTACAACGCCTTTCAGTATTACCATCACTGAAGAGGGGATAAGCCGGGGCGCACTGATATCCTGGAGACTGCTCACCGTTATAGCCCTCTCATCCCTGCTCACCTACACGACAAGCCCGCTATCTATAACAAGAGGTCTTGAATCGCTTTTGGCCCCTCTTGCCCGTCTTCGATTCCCTGTCCAGGATTTTTCCCTCATGATGATGATGGCCATCAGGTTCATCCCTGTTCTAACGGATGAAACTGATCGTGTGTGGAAGGCCCAGAGGTCCAGAGGAGCGGACCTGAGGAGGGGAGGGCTCAAGGTGAGGGCCGCCACCCTCATGTCCATCATACTTCCCGTGTTCATAGGTCTGTTTCGCAGGGCCGACGATCTGGCTATGGCACTGGAGGCCCGTGGGTACGTACCTGGAAAGCCCAGGTCGGCCATGTTCCCCCTGAAATGGAAAAGCAGCGACACAATGGCCCTGGTCTGCCTGGTGCTTTGGGCCTCTACAGTTCTGTTCCTGGCGCTCAGGTAG